The window TTCGGCCTGCCCCGCCGACACGAGTTCCGAGGCGCTGTCACGCAGCCGTTCCAGTTCACCCTGTTCCGACTGCGCGTCTCCTCGTCCGAGCCAGCGCGCGACCTGACTGCTGAGCCGGGACCACGCGTCCGTTCCCGCCGCTTGTACGACTGCGCCACCACCGGACGCAGCCAACGACACCAAGACCTCAGGAAGCATGCCCCACACCTCTTCGCCCGTTCCGTACTGATTGGCTTGAGACCGTATCGGTCCGACGGTGTGGACGCAGCGTGTTCCCTGGAATACAGGTAGTCATCGGAAGTGTGTGCTTCACCGGGCCTACGGAGGCGTGTCCGGACCTCGCTGTCCACGGCGCCGCGCCCTGACGCTCCGGACTCGTGAACAGTGCGCGTCACACCGCCTTGACGGGTGATGAGGGTCGGGTGACAATCGTTACCCGTTGAACTGGTGACGGGGTTGGGTCGGATTGCCCGCCCGTGCACGCGAGTGTCGAAGGGGCACGCAGGCCGGATGACCCTCCTGGCCGTCCGGCCCACATGCCGCCCCGCCACGTCGTGACCGCCCGCGACAAAGGAGGCCGGATGGTCCCATCGCGCGACATCGAGGTCGTCGTCTTCGACGTCCTGGGGACAATGGTCGACGAGACAGGCGGACTCCGAGCCGCCCTCCGCGACGCGGTCCCCGTATCCGACGAACCATCCGTCGACCAGCTGCTCACCGAGTGGCGAGAACATGTCGAACGCGAGCAGCGACGCATCGGAGAGGGCAACAGGGCATACGCAAACACCGAGATCATCGACCGCGAGGCGGCTCAGCGGGTAGCGGACCGTGCCGGGCTCACCGACCTCGGGCGCATCGAGCGACTGGCTACCGCGGGACAGAGGCTGAAACCCTGGGGCGACTCTCTCGCCGGACTGACGCGGCTCGCGCGGCGGTTTCCTCTGATGGGGCTCTCCAACGCAAGTCGCGCGGCCCTGTTGCGTCTCAATGCCCACGCCGGACTGTCCTGGCATCAGGCTTTGTCCGCCGAGGACGCGCGGGCCTACAAGCCCTCCCCGGAGGTCTACCGGCTCGCGATCGACGCGGCGGGATGCCCGCCAAGGCGCGTGCTGATGGTCGCAGCCCACGCCTGGGACCTTCGCGGGGCTCAGGCGCTCGGCATGCGAACTGCGTACGTGCAACGACCAGTTGGGGACCCGCCCAGGGAGTCCGACGCGTTCGATTGCCGGGCCAACAGCTTGTACGAGCTGGCCGACGCGCTGACGGGCGCACGGAGTGACGCTCCGACGGTAGGCGTTGTCGATCCCGATGGGTAGGCAGCCTCGAACGCCGCAGTCCTACGATTCCTGTACCTCGGGGCCGGGTTGTCCCGTCGCCGCGTACGCGAAGCGGCAGCGCTGACTCGACGGCGGCGCCGCCGATGCGGCTTGTCGCGGGCGTATCCTCCGGCCGGGGTGTGGCGTAGCGTGGCCGCGTGCCAGAGTCGCCGATGCCGTCCGCCGCGCCCCGGATTCCTCCGCAGCCTGCCGAGGAATGGGCAGAATCCGTGCGGGAGACGCTGTCCGCGGACATCGGCTCGCTCGGACTCGGTGTGTCCTCGCTCGGCGAGGCGCACGTCTTCACCACGCTCGCTCGTCACCCGGAGCTGTTCGCAGCCTGGCTGCCGTTCAGCAGCCAGCTGCTGCTCGCGGGCGAACTCCCCTTCGCTGACCGCGAGCTGGTCATCCTCCGGGTGGCGCGCAACTGCGGTTCGCCCTACGAGTGGGGGCAGCATGTGGGGATCGCTGCGAAGGCCGGGCTGTCGCCGGACGACATGAACCGGGTGGCGGCGGGTCCTGACGCACCGGGTTGGACGGAAAGGCAGTCGCTGCTGCTGCGGGCGACCGACGAGTTGCGCTCCGAGGCACGGATCAGCGGCTCGACGTGGGAGGGGCTGAGCGGTCACCTGACGGAGCGCCAGCTGATCGAGTTGCCGATGCTGGTGGGCCACTATCACCTGCTGGCATTCACGCTGAACTCCCTGCAGGTGCTGCCGGAGCCGGGCCTGCCTCCCATGCTCTGATCTCTCCGGACACGGTCCGGCACGCAGCCTGCGCCGCACGCGGACGACGATCGGCGACCAAGCGCCTGGCCTGCGGCACGGCCGAAGGCCCCATGCGCCCGTGACACGGACGCGGGGCGTGAAAGACAGGCCGCCGGAATATCGAATGCCGGGCTGCGTGGCCGTCGGTTAGGGTGGGCATATGGGTAGCTTGTACTTCTTCCTCTGATTCCCGGGTCCGGGAACACGCCGACCCCCGGCCGCGCACCGACGTACCGGCCACCTGACCAGACGGCCGCGTAGCGTGCTGCACAACGCCGTTCCGTGTGCGCTCTCGCGTCGTGTGCCAGGCCCGCTCCGCGGCGACCGGCCAGCGGCGCTCGCGCGTCAGGTTCAGGTGATGTGCGCCGGGGCTCTCCACGTTCCCCCGACATGTCCCGTACCCATCACGGCCGATGCCCCCTTCATCCGGACCGGCCGCCCCATGTCAGGGAAGTACCACTATGCGCGAACGCGCCCATCAGCCCTCGTCGGCCTTCGCCGGTGCCACGACTGCCTCCGTTCCGGCGGCTGTTCCCCGACCGGCCGGCGCCGACCGGTTCCAGCTCGCGGTCCGTGATCTCTCCAAGGACTACGGACCTCGCCGTGTCCTCGACCGGGTCTCGTTCACCGTCCGCCCCGGCGAGCGGGTCGCGGTCGTGGGCGAGAACGGATCCGGTAAATCAACCTTGGTCCGTCTCCTTGTCGGGCTCGACACCCCCGACGAAGGAGAGATCACGCTTCGTGCCCCGGGCGGGGTCGCTCACCTTGCCCAGACCTCCGCCCTGGCGGCCACCGCCACCGTCCGAGACGCCATCGACGCCGACCTCACTGAACTGCGCGCACTCGAGCGCGACCTGCGCCGGGCCGAGGAAACCCTCGCAGACGCCTCCGCCGACGAACTCAGCCGCTACGGCGAGCTGTTGGAGACCTTCGCCGAACGCGGCGGATACGAGGCGGACGCGCGGGTCGCCGCCGCCCTCGACGGGCTGGGAATCGGCGGACTCGACCGGGAGCGGACCCTGGGCACCCTGTCCGGCGGCGAACGCTCCCGGCTGGCCCTCGCCGGCACACTGTGTGCGGGGGCCGAACTCCTCCTCCTGGACGAACCGACGAACCACCTCGACGCCGATGCCGTCACATGGCTGCGACGGCGCCTCGTCACCCACCAGGAAACGGTCGTGGTCGTCACCCACGACCGTGCGTTCCTGCGGGAGTACGCCACGACGATCCTGGAGGTCGACGCGGACACACGGACGGTGCGCCGCTACGGCGACGGCTGGGACGGTTATCGGGCCGTCCGCGAGACCGAACGGCGCCGACTGGCCCAGGAACACCGTGAGTGGCGGGAGGAGACGGCTCGGGCCGAAGCCCTGGTCGACATGACCGGTACCCGCCTCACGAGTACCGGCAAGGACCCCCGGCAGGGCTTCGGCAAACATCGGCGGTCCTCGGAAGCCAAACTGTCCGGCAGGGTCCGGGCGGCTCGGGCCCGACTGGAACACCTGAGAACCCACCCGGTGCCGCCGCCCCCGGAACCGCTCCGATTCACCGTCGCGTTGCGGACAGGCTCGGCGAAGCCGCTCGTGGACCGTTCCTCGACACCGGCGGACTCACCTTTGCCGGCGCCACCCGTGGCGGCTCCGCCCCGGGTCGAGGTCGACGGCGTAGTGGTCGGGGACCGGCTCCAGGTGCCGGAGCTACGGGTCCCGGCCGGTGGCCGTCTCCTGGTCTCCGGACCCAACGGGGCCGGCAAGTCGACACTTCTGCGGCTGCTCGCGCGTGTACGACGGGCCGACAAGGGCGACGTCCGGGTGCGGGCCCGAGTCGGCTACCTCCCACAG of the Streptomyces aurantiacus genome contains:
- a CDS encoding haloacid dehalogenase type II produces the protein MVPSRDIEVVVFDVLGTMVDETGGLRAALRDAVPVSDEPSVDQLLTEWREHVEREQRRIGEGNRAYANTEIIDREAAQRVADRAGLTDLGRIERLATAGQRLKPWGDSLAGLTRLARRFPLMGLSNASRAALLRLNAHAGLSWHQALSAEDARAYKPSPEVYRLAIDAAGCPPRRVLMVAAHAWDLRGAQALGMRTAYVQRPVGDPPRESDAFDCRANSLYELADALTGARSDAPTVGVVDPDG
- a CDS encoding ABC-F family ATP-binding cassette domain-containing protein translates to MRERAHQPSSAFAGATTASVPAAVPRPAGADRFQLAVRDLSKDYGPRRVLDRVSFTVRPGERVAVVGENGSGKSTLVRLLVGLDTPDEGEITLRAPGGVAHLAQTSALAATATVRDAIDADLTELRALERDLRRAEETLADASADELSRYGELLETFAERGGYEADARVAAALDGLGIGGLDRERTLGTLSGGERSRLALAGTLCAGAELLLLDEPTNHLDADAVTWLRRRLVTHQETVVVVTHDRAFLREYATTILEVDADTRTVRRYGDGWDGYRAVRETERRRLAQEHREWREETARAEALVDMTGTRLTSTGKDPRQGFGKHRRSSEAKLSGRVRAARARLEHLRTHPVPPPPEPLRFTVALRTGSAKPLVDRSSTPADSPLPAPPVAAPPRVEVDGVVVGDRLQVPELRVPAGGRLLVSGPNGAGKSTLLRLLARVRRADKGDVRVRARVGYLPQEPAPLPAATGATLLCAYAAGRLGPSEEYAEELLAMGLFRAEDLLIPAAGLSAGQRRRIELARLVSRPTELLVLDEPTNHISPALTDEFQEALTRYSGAIVLVTHDQVLRDAFSGEYLHLLAGRPVAP
- a CDS encoding carboxymuconolactone decarboxylase family protein; amino-acid sequence: MPESPMPSAAPRIPPQPAEEWAESVRETLSADIGSLGLGVSSLGEAHVFTTLARHPELFAAWLPFSSQLLLAGELPFADRELVILRVARNCGSPYEWGQHVGIAAKAGLSPDDMNRVAAGPDAPGWTERQSLLLRATDELRSEARISGSTWEGLSGHLTERQLIELPMLVGHYHLLAFTLNSLQVLPEPGLPPML